From Cellulophaga lytica DSM 7489, a single genomic window includes:
- the cls gene encoding cardiolipin synthase has translation MNWILLLEILYALLLLFTCLRIIYDTRGTTKTLAYLLGAVFLPFLGIIIYFSFGINYRKHKMYANKFLLDSKQRKVLEKEIIAHSKEVLENGNEPAKSRSELVNLLLKDTASPLTNNNTVKLLLNGENKFPEVLKAIEKAQHHIHIEYYIFRDDKIGNTIEKLLLKKAKEGVKIRFIYDDYGSSEIRKTLSKRLRDAGIEAVPFYKIKLIAFANSLNYRNHRKIIVIDGKIGFVGGINVSDNYVNSTQTTDAVFWRDTHLKLEGPAVTYLQYIFLSDWNSCSNQNLILEKEMYVPFNSFAYTDTKLVQIAASGPDSNSPTILYSILQAIYLAEEEILITTPYFIPGESLLDALNIAAMSGLKVKLLVPYESDTLLVNAASRAYYREILNAGVEVYRYKKGFVHAKTIVTDKKIAIVGTANMDNRSFELNFEVNAIVYDEEIATELTKTFYNDLLDAEQIDKEKWINRPWYIRLGDKIAKLLSPML, from the coding sequence ATGAACTGGATATTGTTGTTAGAAATACTATACGCACTTTTATTATTATTTACATGTTTGCGTATAATTTATGATACTAGAGGCACTACAAAAACACTTGCTTATTTATTAGGCGCAGTGTTTTTGCCTTTTTTAGGTATTATTATTTATTTCTCATTTGGTATAAATTACAGAAAACATAAAATGTATGCTAACAAATTTTTGTTAGACTCTAAACAAAGAAAAGTTTTAGAAAAAGAAATAATAGCACACTCTAAAGAAGTTTTAGAAAATGGTAATGAGCCTGCAAAAAGCAGATCAGAATTGGTTAACTTATTATTGAAAGATACTGCTAGTCCGCTTACAAATAACAATACTGTAAAACTTTTACTCAATGGTGAAAATAAATTTCCGGAAGTTTTAAAAGCTATTGAAAAAGCCCAGCATCATATACACATAGAATATTATATTTTTAGAGACGATAAAATTGGTAATACCATAGAAAAACTCCTTCTAAAAAAAGCAAAAGAAGGTGTTAAAATTAGGTTTATTTATGATGATTATGGTAGTTCTGAAATAAGAAAAACGCTTAGTAAAAGATTAAGAGATGCTGGTATTGAAGCTGTACCTTTTTACAAAATAAAGTTAATAGCTTTTGCTAATAGTCTTAATTACCGCAACCACAGAAAAATTATTGTTATAGATGGTAAAATTGGTTTTGTTGGAGGTATAAATGTAAGTGATAATTATGTAAACTCTACCCAAACCACAGATGCCGTTTTTTGGAGAGATACGCACTTAAAATTAGAAGGTCCGGCGGTAACTTATTTACAGTATATATTTTTATCGGACTGGAACTCTTGCTCTAACCAAAATTTAATTTTAGAGAAAGAGATGTATGTACCTTTTAATTCATTTGCATACACAGATACAAAACTGGTACAAATTGCTGCTAGCGGACCAGACTCTAACTCACCAACAATTTTATATTCTATTTTACAAGCCATTTATTTAGCTGAGGAAGAAATACTAATTACCACACCTTATTTTATACCTGGAGAAAGTTTATTAGATGCTTTAAACATTGCTGCAATGAGCGGGTTAAAAGTTAAACTACTTGTACCTTATGAGTCAGACACCCTTTTAGTAAACGCTGCTTCTAGAGCATATTACAGAGAAATATTAAATGCAGGCGTAGAAGTTTACCGCTATAAAAAAGGGTTTGTACATGCAAAAACTATAGTTACAGATAAAAAAATAGCTATTGTTGGTACGGCTAATATGGACAACAGAAGCTTTGAACTTAATTTTGAGGTTAACGCTATTGTGTATGATGAAGAAATTGCTACTGAATTAACCAAAACTTTTTACAACGATCTATTAGATGCAGAACAAATAGACAAAGAAAAATGGATTAATAGACCTTGGTATATTAGATTAGGAGATAAAATAGCAAAACTGTTATCACCAATGTTATAA
- a CDS encoding sensor histidine kinase: protein MKLINNWKYWVFALIGWLVLILSTLTFDKVSYGLEYANQNEYYGYIGYLIGEGIACGLLAYAMSFILLYYIEKHITFGNLKKRNVVSLVLLFIGVQIIYSLILWPMLDVVQSISSFESEKSLTDSINWFMRLTNIPFFSAMFVIWIFIVLVIKAYDYNKNITLKQFKLEGSLKESQLNSLKGQINPHFMFNSLNNIRGLMLEDVGKSREMLTKLSEMLRYSLIKNDVNSIALEEELDMVENYIALSKIQFEDRLEFVKEVDPNSLSVSIPPMIIQLLVENAAKHGIANLIKGGTITLITNRTHDYLHIIVRNTGKLKIAKGSTQLGLKNIKQRLRLLYGNLAEFSIGEVNEEVVANIKIPMV, encoded by the coding sequence ATACGGATTAGAATATGCAAACCAAAATGAATATTACGGTTATATAGGTTACTTAATAGGAGAAGGTATTGCATGTGGCTTACTAGCATATGCAATGTCTTTTATATTGTTATATTATATAGAAAAGCACATTACATTTGGGAACCTTAAAAAACGAAATGTAGTTAGTTTGGTATTGCTTTTTATTGGAGTTCAAATAATATACTCTTTAATTTTATGGCCAATGTTAGATGTGGTTCAGAGTATTTCTAGTTTTGAATCAGAGAAAAGCTTAACAGACTCTATAAATTGGTTTATGCGTTTAACAAATATACCATTCTTTTCTGCAATGTTTGTGATATGGATTTTTATAGTATTAGTAATAAAAGCTTATGACTACAACAAAAATATTACGTTAAAACAGTTTAAACTAGAGGGGAGTTTAAAAGAATCGCAATTAAACTCTTTAAAAGGACAAATTAATCCTCATTTTATGTTTAATAGCTTAAATAATATTAGAGGATTAATGTTAGAAGATGTTGGTAAGTCTAGAGAAATGCTTACAAAACTGTCTGAAATGCTTAGATATTCATTAATTAAGAACGATGTAAATTCTATTGCTTTAGAAGAAGAGTTAGATATGGTAGAAAACTATATTGCTTTGTCTAAAATTCAGTTTGAAGATAGATTAGAATTTGTAAAAGAAGTAGATCCTAATTCGCTTTCTGTGTCCATACCTCCAATGATTATACAGTTATTGGTAGAAAATGCGGCAAAGCACGGTATCGCTAATTTAATTAAAGGAGGCACAATAACGTTAATAACTAACAGAACCCATGATTATTTACATATAATAGTACGTAATACGGGTAAATTAAAAATAGCAAAAGGTTCTACGCAATTAGGGCTTAAAAATATAAAACAACGACTACGGTTGTTATACGGAAACTTAGCAGAGTTTTCTATAGGTGAAGTAAATGAAGAGGTAGTAGCAAATATTAAAATACCAATGGTATGA
- a CDS encoding LytR/AlgR family response regulator transcription factor translates to MSMIKAVIVEDSRLARNELKELIKNHGDIEIVGEAENVDEGYKLINETQPDLLFLDINMPEKDGFELLEMLDKVPITVFTTAFDEYAIKSFEYNALDYILKPINAKRFAKAIEKVKAQLEGATTENGQENATNEAKEKLTESSQIFIKDGDKCWLVKIGDISLFEIVGNYTRVYFKGEKPMLYKSLNQVEEKLPEHNFFRVNRQQIINVNYIANVVPWFNGKLKLTMNSGEEVEVSRRQSYIFKDKMSI, encoded by the coding sequence ATGAGTATGATTAAAGCAGTTATAGTTGAAGATTCTAGATTGGCTAGAAACGAGTTAAAAGAATTGATTAAAAACCACGGCGATATAGAAATTGTTGGGGAGGCAGAGAATGTAGATGAAGGTTATAAATTAATTAATGAAACCCAACCAGACTTATTGTTTTTGGATATTAATATGCCAGAAAAAGATGGATTTGAGCTCTTAGAAATGTTAGATAAGGTGCCAATTACAGTGTTTACTACAGCTTTTGATGAATATGCCATTAAATCTTTTGAGTATAATGCCTTAGATTACATTTTAAAACCTATAAACGCTAAGCGTTTTGCAAAAGCTATAGAAAAAGTTAAGGCACAACTAGAGGGGGCTACAACAGAAAATGGCCAAGAGAATGCAACCAATGAAGCTAAAGAAAAACTAACAGAAAGTAGTCAGATTTTTATAAAAGATGGAGACAAATGTTGGTTGGTTAAAATAGGAGATATCTCTTTGTTTGAAATAGTGGGTAATTATACACGTGTTTATTTTAAAGGAGAAAAACCAATGTTGTATAAGTCTTTAAACCAAGTTGAAGAAAAATTACCAGAGCATAACTTTTTTAGGGTTAACAGGCAACAGATTATAAATGTAAATTACATTGCTAATGTTGTACCGTGGTTTAATGGTAAACTTAAATTAACAATGAACTCTGGTGAAGAAGTAGAGGTGTCTAGAAGACAGTCTTATATTTTTAAAGATAAAATGAGTATTTAA